A stretch of the Acanthochromis polyacanthus isolate Apoly-LR-REF ecotype Palm Island chromosome 22, KAUST_Apoly_ChrSc, whole genome shotgun sequence genome encodes the following:
- the LOC110969940 gene encoding uncharacterized protein LOC110969940 produces the protein MQEGRVAALIVTTRTKGALTVTDMTAGTAVALSVTDVTAGTTVALSVTDMTAGTTVALSMTDMTAGTTVALSVTDMTAGTAVALSVTDMTAGTTVALSVTDVTAGTAVALSVTDVTAGTAVALSVTDVTAGTTVALSVMEKKSTKDAVTAVGVVVEAQGTAVAVVIATVAAIATAVAAAEVAAVRTMATQENMAANTGTSMAAVVATVVGTSMVMVTAARRAVNTGTTSVTKTGVSTCLQLLNFSQNS, from the exons ATGCAGGAGGGAAGAGTAGCAGCTCTGATCGTGACCACAAGGACCAAAGGAGCTCTAACAGTGACCGATATGACAGCGGGGACCGCCGTAGCTCTGAGCGTGACCGATGTGACAGCGGGGACCACCGTAGCTCTGAGCGTGACCGATATGACAGCGGGGACCACCGTAGCTCTGAGCATGACCGATATGACAGCGGGGACCACCGTAGCTCTGAGCGTGACCGATATGACAGCAGGGACCGCCGTAGCTCTGAGCGTGACCGATATGACAGCGGGGACCACCGTAGCTCTGAGCGTGACCGATGTGACAGCAGGGACCGCCGTAGCTCTGAGCGTGACCGATGTGACAGCAGGGACCGCCGTAGCTCTGAGCGTGACCGATGTGACAGCGGGGACCACCGTAGCTCTGAGCGtgatggagaaaaaaagcacaaaggaCGCCGTCACCGCCGTGGGAGTGGTGGTGGAAGCCCAGGGCACAGCGGTGGCAGTGGTGATAGCTACGGTAGCGGCGATAGCTACGGCAGTGGCGGCAGCGGAGGTAGCGGCAGTGAGGACGATGGCCACCCAGGAAAACATGGCCGCAAACACAGGCACAAGCATGGCCGCGGTCGTGGCCACGGTCGTGGGCACAAGCATGGTCATGGTCACGGCCGCTAGAAGAGCAGTGAACACAG GAACCACTTCAGTGACGAAAACTGGTGTGTCAACCTGCCTGCAGCTTTTGAACTTCAGCCAAAACAGTTGA